The following are encoded in a window of Harmonia axyridis chromosome 7, icHarAxyr1.1, whole genome shotgun sequence genomic DNA:
- the LOC123684593 gene encoding uncharacterized protein LOC123684593 codes for MNANSERIEISRDLLEKAEKARSVLLPTKSELKYKKEYDKFLQWMEVNRMDSKNTSETVMLAYFQEMSELYSPNSLWTKRSMLKLMMRIHDDIDGSKFHELEAFLKRKSKGYEPKKSQVFSREDIVKFLKNASDQEYLLHKAFFDKFFTSPANDINYVIFVQVRN; via the exons atgaatgcaAACTCAGAGAGAATTGAGATTTCAAGAGATTTGTTGGAAAAGGCTGAAAAAGCTCGTTCCGTACTACTACCGACTAAGTCGGAACTTAAGTACAAAAAGGAATATGACAAATTTCTGCAGTGGATGGAAGTTAACCGTATGGATAGTAAAAACACGAGTGAAACTGTAATGTTGGCGTATTTTCAAGAGATG TCTGAATTGTATAGTCCTAATTCGCTGTGGACTAAAAGGTCAATGCTAAAATTGATGATGAGAATACATGATGACATAGATGGAAGTAAATTTCACGAATTGGAAGCGTTTCTCAAACGCAAAAGTAAAGGCTATGAGCCAAAAAAGTCTCAAGTGTTTAGTCGGGAAGatattgtcaaatttttgaagaatgcgTCTGATCAAGAATACTTACTTCATAAGGCAT TCTTTGATAAGTTCTTCACATCTCCTGCAAATGACATTAATTATGTCATCTTTGTCCAAGTCAGAAATTAA